The genomic segment ccctgaggcactccactgtccactcccttccactgagaaaattgtccatttaatcctactctctgtttcctgtcttttagccagtttgcaatccacaaaaggacatcgccacgtATCCCAtaacttttaacttttcctagaagcctctcatgagaaactttatcaaacgccttctgaaaatccaagtacattacatctaccggatcacctttatccacatgtttattaactccttcaaaaaagtgaagcagatttgtgaggcaagacttgccctgggtaaagccatgctgacttgttccattaaaccatgtctttctatatgttctgtgattttgatgtttagaacactttccactatttttcctggcactgaagtcaggctaaccggtctgtagtttcccagatcgcccctggagccctttttaaatattggggttacatttgctatcctccagtcttcaggtacaatggatgattttaatgataagttacatgCTTACTGCCCGTTGGTTTGTTACTTTGTTTGTCTATCCTTGTCTTTGTTTAGGCTGCAGGGAAGCTTCTTCTCAGGTTTTCGTCAGTTCTACATGTGGTTATCCTGTTAATTGAGGGGGGTCTGATCCGAAGCTTTGTTAAAAAAGATGCTGGATTCCTGCTGCATAGCACCACCCCTAAGCAGTGGCTGTGATGTCCCAGTATAGTCTGCCTCCATTTGATGGTAGGGGGAAGCAACCCACTTGTTAAGGCCTGGATTGGTGTAGCTAGGCTAATGGAAaataaattaacaggtaagaagaATTTCCCCTTAGGATCACACTGGAAGATAACTCCTGTTTTAGTAATCAGAACATGCACCATCTGCTAAAACATATCTCAGAGCTCTCCCATCAAATATGTTAAAAAGGATCCCACACCTACGCTAGCAAAGATCTGAAGAATTCTGATATATTTTGTGAGATGCAAGTGAAAAGACACCTTATTCCTGTTTATtgacaaaaaagaagaaatggaacATTTTCCCACTACCAAAAAAGATTACTCCCAAGACGTTTCATCCATTACCTCTCCTAGATCATGTTCCCAACTGAGAATGTGTGGGTTTAGTATTCAATCCCACATTCAAGATGGCACAAATCCTTTGAAATGAGCCTAGAACTATTATCTGCCCTATCAGAGACCTTTGAACAGGCTTGACTGTCAGAAGATTGGCTCGGACCCCTTCATGACCAATAAAATATGCCACCTGGGTATATGAGAATCTGTCTTGCACATCTGAGAACTTTTTCTTGCAGAACAGCATAAAGAATTGGGCCTCTCCCCTCCCATATCTGCTCAAGGCAGGACAAACCTAATTTCTGATATCTTTGTCTCTTGAAGAAATACCCAGAGGGAAATCATCTTTTCTTTATAAATCGGGGATTTGCTCCAAAGTATCAGTGATAGCTCCTTAAATGGACATCGCTCAGGCATTAGGCAGCCATGCTCTTTTAGGGAGCCATACAAAAGAGCAGAGCCTTGCCTACAGTATCTGTGAAGGGTAGCAGATGAGTGAATCTTttatgctgtggcatagttgtCGCAGTCTCGAGGGTGAACCCCCCAGCTGGCAGACAAGCCTTGTAACCAGACAGGAGCTTCATTTTTACCCAACCGcctcccctgcagattgagcccttgggttcaggtggccggcaggacttaagcgAGTCCCTAGGGCGATGAGGATGACAGAAGTCCAGAGGCACactgggatcagggcaggcagctgatgaacagaacaagaacaggccaaggtcacGACTGGCAGCcagcaagagtggtcaggtccaggcaaggggtcatatctaggtggcaggcaatcgtggtcagatctaaacaagaggtcaagatccggaGAGTCAAGCCAAGGACAGATTAAGAAACACTAGACAAATAGGACAAGTAAGGCTAGATGAAGGAGGCAAAGCTGGACAAAGTAGAACTGAAGAAGGCAAGAAAGGCTGGAACCAGGAATGTAGGcaggagacctattgctgaggcaacaACAGGGCGTGCAGGGCGCGCTTAAATAGAAGGTCGCTGATGTCGTCATTGAGTGGTGCGGGACTcttcccaccattggccctttaaatgctgctGAGTAGCAGGGACTGAAAGGAGCAGGAAGGTGGCGGCAGTGGAGCCGCGTGGGAGGCTTGGCGTTGCTCACATGAGAGGTCCCAGCAGCCTGTTCGGCTGAGGTCAAGGGCAGGTGACATGCAGACTTGGAAGCAGCACCATGGTGAGTACAACAGCTCACTGGACAGCCCTGTGAGCCACGAATCCTAACCGTATAATGCTCAATTTGTATCCAAGGTTTAACCTCTTTACTTCTATGCCAGTCAATAATAGGCCACAATTGAAAGGCAGAGTAGTACCACAAAAAACTGAAAGTTTCTCTGCCAGGATTTCAAAGTTTAtcagaaaaatagcatatactagGCAGAAAATTCAACTTGATGGCTGCTATTCTGCCCAACCAAGAGATTGTATCTATCCCACTTTTCCAAATCCTGGGAGAGTCCCTTCAATAGGGCATCATAATTTGCCCTATACAACTCTTTATGTAATTTGGGCTCTGTAAAGATTTCTGATTTATCCTCATTCGCTTTAAAACCAGAGATCGTTCCAAATCTTCTCTTCTCATCAAGTAGATCTCTGAGGGAAGACTCTGGTCCAGACAAGGTCAACATTAAATCATCCGTAGAGAGACAATTGATCATCCACATCTCCAACAGTTATCCCCCCTATCTTCTGGGAGCTGTGGACCTTTTCCGACAAGCGTTCTAACACTAAGACAAAAAGCAACATTGACGAGGCTACCCTGTCTGTTCCCATGTTCAGCTGGGAAATCCTGAGAGTAACCTCCATTAATATGGATACAGGCAGTTGGGTCATTTTACAGCTTCTTAACCCAAGTAACAAAATTTACCCACTCCTATTTTCTCTAAGATTTTAAACAAAAACTGCCAGTGAACTCTAACAAAGGCCTTTTTTACATCCACTGTAAGAAGCAAcgatgggatatatatatatattttttccaagCCCACCAAATTAAGTTCAAAATCTTACGCACATTATCTGAGGCTAATCAACCTGGTATAAAACCTGATTGATCCCAGTGTACCAAAAAAGGGCCACCCTACTAAGACAATTAGCAAGAACTTTGGATAACAATTTTAAATCTATATTCAATAGGAAGATGGGTCTGCAGGAACTACACAAAGTAgcatcccctccccccttatgATCCCAGTTAAGTTAGATCCCTTGGCCAACTGAGCCTCCAAAAGGAGTGAATTAAACATAGAAAGTAAAGGTTTAACAAGAATTGAACTAAATAGCTTATAAAATTTAGCTGAAAAACCACTGACTCTGGGGGCCTTGCCcatcttcaggtccttcaacTCTACAATCTCCCTATTGAGCATCTCCTGGACATCTTGAGGGAGATGCCCTCCACCCAAGTAATCGTTACCCTCTTCCTCCATATTAGTGGGGTCTTGTAAATACAGTTTCTCATACTATTGAATAAAACTCTTCCGAATGCTCAAACCGTGAGTCACACTATCTTTAATCTTAAGTGTTTGGCTCTGTGAACTTGAACTTTCTAGCCAAAGAACCTACTGGGTTTGTTTCCAAACTCAAAATATTTCCGTTTAACCAGATCCATCTTAAAAGAAATAGTATCCGCCTCTAAAGCATGTAGATTATTTCGTGTTGTTAATTGTAGCAAGACATTCACATCCGCCCTCCTCTTAGGCATAATCTCCACCGATGTAATCTGCTGAAGCGGCGCAATCCTAGCCCGCGCCCTCTGTCGTTTCTTAGTGGCTTGGGAAATCAATTTTTCCCACACCGCTGCCTTCAAACAATGCCAGAGCGTAAAAGAAGATACATTGCCTATTTATATGTAAATATTCTCGAATATCTgttaatgtattaaaaaaaattccttatcTTTAAGAAAACTGTTGTTCAATCTCCAAACCTCTATCattttgagaaaagaaaaaaaaaatctagcaaaaTAGGTGCGTGATCCGGCCTTATGTTATCCAAGGTGGCATCTTTTGTGTAAACCATCAAGAGTTTTATCAATTAAGAAATAATCCATTTAGGAATAGAAATTGTGAAatttagagtaaaaaaaaaaaaatttaccagTGGAAGGGTACAAAAGCCTCAAACATCTATCAATAAAGCATTTAAGACTGCATCTATGATTAATATCTTTCTCCCCCAGACAAATTATCTACAAAGGGATCTTtagtatttatttacaataatttgtaATCCGCCTATTACCAGTAATGTTaaatttcaccccccccccctcacacacactatAATTAATCGACCCTCCACACACTCAGAAAGGACTTCAGATAGCAAATCCAAAAAAGGTCTCTGAGACACATCGGGTGCATAGAAGTTGACCATGCTAAATAATTCACCACTTAAATCAAACAATTATATATCTGCCCTCTAGGTCCCTTTTAAACAGTCTCTTTATTACAGTGAGACGTTAACACAGAACATCTGACAATGAAAACTAAAACCATACAGCATAGAACTTCAAATGCTTAGGTAACACGCTGTCCAGCTGTGCCTTAACGTCTCAGGGCGTATATTTTGTTGTATCCCCCTTTTCATTCAGCATTCAAAGTCAGTCACAGCATTCACGCCAAGCATCCACGTCCGTTCCTCACCACATTCCAGTGAAGTTACCCTTGCAGTGTCACTAGAGATATCTCATCCATATACACAGAATAGCTGCCCTATGAGAAGCCGTGCCCCAATTTTTCCCAAAATAAGAAATATCCTTTTAAAGTCTGCTGCGCTATAGGATCGGTGATGTCCTTCTGCAGTGCCACCATCTGGGAGTGGGTGGTCATCCAACTCTTCCAACAACTCATCGTCTGTGCTTCCTCCTCCATTTAGGatgaatcactttttttttttctttgccctgGTGAAAGTGACATTCAGAAACTTGCCGCTTCATTTGGCCAACCAGTACCCGACTCAAACAGGTATATCATTTTACCAGAGCTCTTGTGTTAACTCTTAAGTTCATTAGAAAACACCCTGACCTCCACGATATTTATTCTCGGtgatgcaggagtcaaaaaaaaaaaactgcaggggAAATGGAGTAATCTCTCCTCCCAACTGTGTTTACTGACAGAAAAAAATTGCAGCCGTTAGCCAAGAGGCTTCTTTCCACAAGAATTGTTGCTTAAAAGGGGAATTTGGCCCCTTCACATTCCAAGAAACAACTCTAAGTGGTGTCATCTCATCAACAAAAAGTAGCAAATTGAGTGGTCATGAACCCCCAATATAAAACGAGAACAATCCAGTATAATGCCCTGAGTCaagttttctttctgctctcACCTAGGGGTTAAGTTTCCAGCTTTAAGAAACTGTTCCTTAAGCTGCCTGCCCTTTAAGtcacctccctgcattgctggaGAAAAGCTAATAtcttcttttacatgggatttgcatgcatctGTGCTAATTTTAGCCctggtttttactcctgttttagtgcATTCTTTTTTTCCCAGAATTAAATACCAGGGTTAATTTACTAAGGGAAAGATACAGGCTAAAGCAGGAGTGAAAATCTGTGCTAAGGTCAGCACGGTTTATTACATTGGTTCCAATAAGAGGATGAGCCGAAAGGACAGCTGTTCTGATCTGCGCTATGTTCCTCTTGGGGACCAGGAAgttaaagtttttttatttttatagcagtATCGGACATACGCAGCACTGTGCAGTGGTGACATCGTAACTGAAGCAGTAAGTGGGTATCTGAGGGCAGTGGGAGATAGAATTGTTCACCACTAGAATtgttcaccacacatctctgtaaacaaaattttgccaaatttttcatgcctaatatccattaaagagaggttggctcctagccccctccactgtatatagtatttattgtattttatatatttattgctccgttcaccccttctttattttcctactccaagttaaggcttccttgttataatgtaactgtatgctctgtatctcttgttgattggttaattgtatattctacttagttcattgtaaaccgaattgatttgatttgtatcaagaaattcggtatataaaagccttaataaataaaaataaataaatagtgatgcGCCCAAGGTgccagtgggagaagtgggatttcaGCCCTGATTTCCAGCCCATCGCTGTAACCACTCTGTTACTCCTTCTCCACGTTGTTAAATTTGGTGTGCAGTGCTATAATCCAAAAGAAATAAACTTCCAAATTGCATGCCAGCTGGAGTCACCAAACTTGTCAATAGACTGACTGACTACTTTTGAAATATTCCATTAGCCCAGCTCAGTAATATAACCATAGTGAGGGTTACAGAACAATAGCACAACAGTGAGTTTGCAATTATAGACCAAAAGTGAGTTTAAGGACAATTTAGATGGCAGAGACTCAAGGTGGGTGCCATAAGTGTTACATTTTTGTGACATGCATGAACATGGGTATAGTTGAGCTGTATGTATACATGTTTGTGTGAAGTGAATGCATATAACTAAGGCTGTCAATAATTTTATGGGTCTCAGGACTGTAGTAATTGCTTAATTATCTTGATTTGGGCCTAATTTCCCAGCTGCCAGGGGCTTTAAGGGTTAACCATGCAGAATCTAGatcctatttcttcctctgactttttttttttttttttaacaggaactGCATTTCCACTTTCAGTTCTTGTGACCAGGGACTTGGCAGGATAATGGCAGCTGCTGCTCTAGAGGAGGAATTGAGCTGCTCCATCTGTCTAAGTGTTTACCAGGATCCTGTGCTTCTGACCTGTGGACACAACTTCTGCCTTAACTGCATTGAGAAAGTCTGGGATAGCCAGAAAGCAAAGAATTTCACCTGTCCTGAGTGCCGAATGAAATTTAGCAAAAGACCAAGACTAAGGAAAAACCGAAAGCTGTGCAATATAGTGACCCGGTACCTTTCAACTTGGGcaaagaaggaagaggctgctgtctTCTGCTCCTACTGCCTGGACATGCCCATGCCGGCCATCAAGACCTGTGTGCAGTGCGAGACCTCATTCTGTGAAAACCACCTTCAGAAACACAATAAAGCAGTGGAGCATGACATGACCGAACCCACCACGTGCCTGGAGGGCAGGAAGTGTTCGACCCACTGGGAGCTCCTGAAGTACTACTGCATGGTAGACGACTGCTGCATCTGCGTCTCCTGCTGTGTGGCCGGAAAACACAAGAACCACCCAGCTAATCTACTGCCAGATGCccaggataaaaaaaaagcaagtttgcagcACACGCTGCGGGAACTGAATTTCCAGACTGAGAAGCACGAGAAGACCCTTGCTGAGGTGCAGAAGGACAGAGATACGGTCAACGAGAGAATCACAGACATTACCGCCAACGTCAAAGGTCTATTCATGGACATAAAAATGCAGCTAGGGCTCACAGAAAAGCAAATCTTAGAGAAGATAGAGGTGGAGACAAATTACGTTTTGGGTATTCTCACGGAAGAAGCCAAAGTGCTGGAAGCGAAAAAGGCCACTGTTGCCGAGAAGCTACGGAAAGTGAAGGATTTGTGTGCTGTCACCGACCCCCTTGTGTTCCTGAAAAGATGGGAACGCTCAGCAGTGAAGGACTACAGTGAGGTTGAAGATGACCACAGCAGTTGGGGGAATGACACTGCGGAGGAGGACTATGAGGAGGACTATGATGATGATGACGAGTATCAGGAAGAATATGAGGTGAAAGCTTATGACGAAGACACCCTGGATGAGGAACTGATTGAGACTATAATAGAGACGGAGCTGAATGAGTTAGTATACATGCTGCCTACACTGAGAGAGCGGAGGGGGATTTAGGGCTATGCCACGCTTGTCACGGAGATCTGGCTTCTAAGCAGTCTGATTACATATATGTGGCTTTCCAATTGCTAGGCATTACTGTGCCTGTTTTGTGATCTGAAAGCTGATGCTTGGCTTTCAGTGATAGCAAGCATGGGCTGAGACTGTAGGTTGTGAGCACATTGCCCTAGAGCAAAGGTCTCTAAGATACTAGCAAGGGGAAAATACTGACCTTCGAGGGGCAGCAGCAGCTTTGGAAAATTTCTGGCTCAGGCAATCACTTTTGCCTTCTGAGGAGGTCAGTATTTTTCCCATGTTGGCGCAGATTTTATATGGGTTTTGATGTCATGTCGTGGGAAAATTGAGATTGCGCCGAGTACTCTTACTGGGCATTGTAAATCTTATCCGAGCCACTAGGAGCTGCCTGTTCAAATTAGAGCCACACATTCTCAAATGAATGATCTATATaatctacattttttatttttttttaagatttaccAATTTTTAATGAAGATGTCTACTGTAATAAGTAGTAGAAAATCTTGAGTGCTGATAAAGTACATGGTAGAACGTTAATTGTATCTTTTTAAAGGAAACCTAACCTGCTGTAAAAGGGAAGTGGCTTATCATCCAGCCAAATGAAAGTCCTTGCCTGTATGGACAATCAGTTCTGGTCAGTggggattttctgccaggtcattgAGCTGAAGTCTTTTTGTCACCCACCTGGAACCCTAGGAACTTCCTCTATCACATTGTAGCTGGAAGTTTACTGCTGGCCCAAACCGATTTGAAAGAGAAAGAGGCTCCCAGCAATAACAAGAGCCGTTGGTCCTCCATGCCCCCTTCCAGTTTAAGAAGCCATCGGTTTTTGTCAGCTCCTCCGTCCCCATCGCTGCTGTGCTCGGTGGTGGCACAGGATTGCTGCACCAGAAAGCTCCTCTTTCTGGTAAGATTCGGCCGGACCCAAAATAATCTGCCTGAAGGGGGTTCCACTGGGTTCCTTTTGCTAAGAATCTTACTGTAAATTAAGCACTTTGGGAGGCTGTGACTTTTGGAAACCAGCTCAAAATGGGGGCTTTTTATGGCTAAAGCAGTACTTGTGATTAGACTCCTGCAAGACTGCACTGGAGAACCTGGCTCCTTATGCCACGTCACATACAGAGCTCCAGTAACAGCAGCAGCCAGGTTCCTACTAATGCTGGAAAAACCATAAAACATAGGGCTGCCTCTCTCAGTGGCAAGGCTGGGCAGTGCTAGGCCAGAGATCCTGGATCAGCCAGGGCTGGGGTGGAGCTAGCATTCAACACCACTGTACTACACCACTACTTGGTGGCCAGATGCAGGGTGTGCATGTACCAGGTTCAAGACAGCCCTTGACCAAAACTTATTGCCAGAGCTGGTCAGATGAGAGAGGaggttttataaaatctggaaaCTTCTCCACTAGTTGTAAATGTAGGTTCATGGCACTGTAGCCCAATGGAAGCTGATTTTGATTGAGCTCAAAAAGGCAGGATGAAACAGCCAAACCAAACATATTAAtactaaaacaaataataaaaacaaaacaaaaacttccGTTTTGTAAATCCTAttcacaatgggccagattttataacatgcgcgtgggcgtagatttgttcacacaacccggcgcgaacaaatctacgcccgattttataacatgcgcaattgtgcacccccctgcgcgtgcatgttataaaatcgggcgtagatttgttcacacaacccggcgcgaacaaatctacgcccgattttataacatacagattttataacatacgcccgtgcgcatgttataaaatcgggcgtagatttgttcgcgccgggttgtgtgaacaaatctacgcccgattttataacatgcacgcgcaggggggtgcacaattgtgcaacctgtgcacaccgagccgcgcagccttcctccgttccctccaaggccgctccgaaatcggaacagcctcagagggaactttccttccgcccacctccccccccccccccccccccgcatcttcccctcccttctcctatctaacccccccccccctgacctttattgaagaagttacgcctgccggctctccatcccccggcccagtggctgttccggaggcctctgtcccgcccctggaacgcccattttttcaagctcctggacacgcgcgtcccggggcttgggcacattgctgagcctatgcaagataggctcggcgcgcacagggggaggcaggggtaggttttcttACGATTGCAACCCTTTGAACATCTACCCCAATTAGTCTCCTCTGGTCATTTATCCTTTAATGTCTGATGTAGAATCGAATACCTAACCAGTTCTAATCTCACACCAATGGAGAAAATGTGTCTTAGGCCTGAGCTTCTGGATCTGGCCCTCAAGGGCTGCACTACCAGTCTAGTTGTCAGGATGTCTGCAACAAATATGATGAGAGATACAAATCTGACTTGGTTGCACCCAATGCCTGTGACAAAACACTGTCTTCTAAAACCAACATTTACAAATTGCTgggatgttttttgggggttttttcaggATAGTCCTATAATAAATTAGAGGAAAATTTATGGTAAACAACGATAGTGTAGTTATTTGCTTTTTCTATTAGAAAGCttgtaaaaaaaatgtgctggGAGTGCAAGTGTCAGCTGGATCTGAAAACCAAAAAGAGTTGTACCTAACCAGGACCTTGGCACCTGCAGCCTTCTGCTCCAGAACagctaaaagaaaattaggtcttaccttcgataattttcgttcctgtagtaccaaggatcagtccagactcctgggttttgcctccgcaccagcaggtggagacagagcaagatttgacaggctctgccatatataccagggtgccacccacagcctgccagtattatgcaatgtcaaagcagaatgataCCCAGATgtaaactaactatatacatgaagcTCAACCGGGGAACTCTCGGGTCACTCCTCCCAACTAGAATCTGACCCAAACAAATGGAAAAAGACAGAGCTACGGATCCTTCCAAGACCCAAATATTTGAACAGATGTAGTACCAGGGACTCTCCGAACTCAATGCAGCAGTGggagggactctggactgatccttggtactacaggaacgaaaattattgaaggtaagacctaattttcttttccctgtatgcaatggatcagtccagactcctgggatgtaccagagctcaaTTACTTGGGGTGGgaaccggagaggcccgctctcaatACACCTGCTCCGAAGTTGCCCTCCCTGGAGTCCtgtacatccagacgataatgacgtgcgaacgtgtgcaacgatttccaagtcgctgccctacagatctctaGTGGAGAGATCtgttgacactccgcccaggaagccaccTGGGAGTGAGTGGAGTGCACCTTCAGTCCCAGAGGTAAGGATCGGCCAGCCAAAAGATACGTGGAATTTATggtttccttcaaccaccgcAAAATTGTGGTCTTAGATGCCATATTACCCTTTTTGGGACCATTCCAAAGGACGAAAAAGTGATCCGACACCCGAAAGCCATTAGTAACTTCCAGAGGACCCTACGCACATCTAGCTTCTTCAAATCCTTGGAAAGATTATCCGAACTGTTGAATTGAGAAaatgctggaagctccaccgactgattcagatgaaactaagaaactaccttgggaaggaaagaAGGGACCATCCGGAGACTAACGCCGGAATCAGAGATCCGCAAGAagggttccctgcaggacaaTGCCTGGAGTTCGGAAACCCGCCTAGCCGAGGgattgccaccaagaatacaaCTTTCAACATAAGATCCTTCAGGGTCGCTTTCAGTGGTTCAAACGGGGGTGCACACAAGGCTTTGAGTACCACATTTAAGTTCCAGGAAGAGCAGGGTGCAAGTAACAGTAGACgtaaatgctttgcccccttCAGGAATCGAACAATATCAGGA from the Rhinatrema bivittatum chromosome 14, aRhiBiv1.1, whole genome shotgun sequence genome contains:
- the LOC115076137 gene encoding E3 ubiquitin/ISG15 ligase TRIM25-like, whose amino-acid sequence is MAAAALEEELSCSICLSVYQDPVLLTCGHNFCLNCIEKVWDSQKAKNFTCPECRMKFSKRPRLRKNRKLCNIVTRYLSTWAKKEEAAVFCSYCLDMPMPAIKTCVQCETSFCENHLQKHNKAVEHDMTEPTTCLEGRKCSTHWELLKYYCMVDDCCICVSCCVAGKHKNHPANLLPDAQDKKKASLQHTLRELNFQTEKHEKTLAEVQKDRDTVNERITDITANVKGLFMDIKMQLGLTEKQILEKIEVETNYVLGILTEEAKVLEAKKATVAEKLRKVKDLCAVTDPLVFLKRWERSAVKDYSEVEDDHSSWGNDTAEEDYEEDYDDDDEYQEEYEVKAYDEDTLDEELIETIIETELNELVYMLPTLRERRGI